ACCCCTATTACCTGGCCACGCCCGAAATCGTCCAGAAAGCCATGGACAAATTCGAGCGCATCGTGGGGCGGCGGTACGAACTATTCCAATACGTGGGCGCCCCCGACGCCGAGCGCGTCATCGTGCTGATGGGTTCCGGGGCCGACACCGCGCACGAAGCGGTCGAATACCTCACCCAAAAGATGGGCGAGAAAGTCGGCGTGCTCAAGGTACGCCTCTATCGCCCCTTCTCGGTGGAACACTTCCTCAAAGCATTGCCCAAGACCGTCAAGGTCATTGCTGCCCTCGACCGCACCAAGGAACCCGGCAGCGCGGGCGAGCCGCTTTACCTCGACCTGGTCAACGCCATCGACGAAGCCTACGCGCAGGGCGAAGCCCCCTTCGAAACCCGCCCACGAGTCATCGGCGGCCGCTACGGGCTTTCCTCGAAGGAATTCACGCCCGCGATGGTCAAAGGCATCTTCGACGAGATGACCAAGCCCAACCCGAAGAACCACTTCACCGTGGGCATCTACGACGACCTCACCCACACCAGCATCGACTACGACCCCAACTTCTCTACGGAAGACCCGCGCACCACGCGCGCCGTGTTCTTCGGCCTGGGTTCCGACGGCACCGTCGGCGCCAACAAGAACAGCATCAAAATCATCGGCACCGAAACCGACAACTGGGCACAGGGCTACTTCGTTTACGACTCGCGCAAATCGGGTTCGATGACCACCTCGCACCTGCGCTTCGGCCCCGACCCCATCCGCTCCACCTACCTCATCAGCAAGGCCAACTTCGTGGCCTGCCACCAGTTCTCCTTCCTTGAGCGGGTGAACATGCTCAAAGTGGCCGAAGAGGGCGCAACCTTCTTGCTCAACAGCCCCTACGGCCCCGACGAAGTGTGGGATAAACTCCCCCGCACCGTGCAGCAGCAAATCATCGATAAGAAACTGCGCTTCTTCGTCATCGACGGCTACAAAGTCGCCAAAGAAACCGGCATGGGCGGCCGCATCAACACGATTTTGCAGACCGCCTTCTTCGCCATCAGCGGCGTGCTACCGCGCGACGAGGCCATTGCCAAAATCAAAGAGGCTATCAAGAAAACCTACGGCCGCAAGGGCGAAGACATCGTCCAAAAGAACTTTGCCGCAGTGGATGCCGCGTTAGAGCACCTGCACGAAGTGAAGGTCCCTGACAAGGTGACTTCCACCTTCGATATGCGTCCGCCGGTACCCCCTGAAGCGCCGGAATTCGTGCAGAAAGTTACGGCGAAAATGATTGCCGGCGAAGGCGATGAAATTCCGACCAGCATGTTGCCGGCCGACGGCACCTACCCCAGCGGCACCACCCAATGGGAAAAACGCAACATCGCCCTGGAAATTCCGGTTTGGGAAACCGACCTGTGTATTCAGTGCGGCAAATGCGTGATGGCCTGCCCGCACGCGGTGATTCGCGCCAAAGTGGTGGATCCCGAACTGCTCAAGGATGCACCACCGACCCTCAAGCACATGCCGGCCAAATGGCGCCAGTTCAAGGGCATGGAATACATCATCCAGGTCGCCCCCGAAGACTGCACCGGCTGCGGCCTGTGCGTGGAAGCCTGCCCCGCGGTGGACAAGAAAGACCCCAACCGCAAAGCGCTCAACATGGCGCCTCAGCCGCCGCTGCGCGAGCAGGAAGCCGAAAACTGGGACTTCTTCCTCAACCTGCCCGACCCGCCGCGCAAGGAACTCAAATTCAACGTCGTCAAAGACGTTCAACTGCTTGCTCCGATGTTCGAGTTCTCTGGCGCGTGCGCGGGCTGCGGTGAAACGCCGTACCTCTCGCTGCTCACCCGCCTCTTCGGCGACCGCGCCGTCATCGCCAACGCCACCGGCTGCTCCTCCATCTATGGCGGCAACCTGCCCACCACGCCGTGGTCCTACGGCAAAGATGGGCGCGGCCCCGCCTGGTCCAACTCCCTCTTCGAAGACAACGCCGAATTCGGCCTGGGGATGCGCGTGGCGATCGACAAACAGCGCGAATACGCGCTGGAACTGGTCGAGATGATGGCTTCCCAAATCGGTGAAGACCTGGCGAAAGCCATTCTGGAAGCCGACCAGAGCACCGAAGAAGGCATCCACGCCCAGCGCGAGCGCGTGATTGAACTGAAGAAACGCCTCGAGAAGATGGAACAGACCCCCAAAGTCAAAGACCTCTACCACGTGGCCGACGCGCTGGTCAAGCGCAGCGTGTGGATTGTCGGCGGCGATGGTTGGGCCTACGACATTGGCTACGGCGGTCTCGACCATGTGTTGGCTTCCGGGCGCAATGTCAACATCCTCGTGCTCGATACCGAGGTGTACTCCAACACCGGCGGGCAAATGTCGAAAGCCACCCCGCGGGCTGCGGTGGCGAAGTTTGCCGCTGCCGGTAAGCCGCTGCCCAAGAAAGACCTGGTGATGATGGCGATGACCTACGGCAACGTCTATGTTGCTCGCGTAGCCATGGGCGCCAACGATGCCCACACCACCAAAGCCTTCCTGGAAGCCGAATCTTACGACGGGCCTTCGCTGATCGTGGCCTACTCCCACTGCATCGCCCACGGCTACGACCTGCGCTATGGCTTCGACCAGCAAAAGAAAGCCGTGGATTCCGGCTACTGGCCGCTCGTGCGCTTCGACCCGCGCCGCATCAAGCAGGGCAAGAACCCGCTGCAACTCGATTCTCGCCCGCCGAAGATTCCGTTGCACGAATACGTCTACAACGAAAACCGCTACACCATGCTGGCCCGCAGCCAGCCCGACCGTGCAGAGGAACTCCTCGCCAAAGCGCAGGAAGACGTCAACATGCGCTGGCAAATGTACAAGATGTGGGCGCAGATGAAGTTCGACGTGGACGAAGACGACGGCGGGAAGAAATGACCGCCCACCAGGCAAAAAAAGCGCCGCCCTTGGGGGCGGCGCTTTTTTTGTGCAAGGGAACCGTTTGATAACCTCTGCTTCGGATTTGTTATTCGTGCACCCACACTCGCGTGCCGTTGCCGCTGCTTTCGAAATCCCACGGTGCATAAGTCGGCGTGCTCCACCGAAAAACCCACAACGCATCGGCATTCCGCATGTTGATGCACCCGTGGCTCATCGGCATACCGAAATTGTCGTGCCAGTAAGTGCCATGAAACGCCACGCCCGTCTTCACGAAAAAACTCACCCAAGGCACGCCGGGCAACTCGTAGGCTTCCAGCGATGAAGTCAGGTCGCCGTTACCCATGTGCCGGGCAGGAAACTTGTTGAAAATGCGGAAACGCCCCGATGGTGTGCGCGTGGGAATGCCATTATCGGTCGGCTTATCGCTGGGAATGCCCGAAGAAATCTGCATGCGCCGCACTTCCTGGCCAGCCTCATAGGCAATTGTCTCCTGGGTGCCGAGGTCTACTTCCAGCAATTTCTCGCCAGGGGGCACGTCGGGCGAGAGCGGCGCCACCTCTTCGGGCGGAATCAGCCGCAAATGGGGGGCATAAACCTCATACGGCACTTTCAACAGGTCATCGGTGATTTCGTACAACGGCTCACCGTGCTCGCCCAATTTGACCCCCGTCACCCAATGCGTCGAGCCATAATACAAGCGGTAAAGCGGCCGACGGCTGCCATCGGGAAGCCGTTGCCAGCTCTGTGTAAAGGGCACCGTCACCTCTGCCACACGCCCTCCCGGCGGAATTGCTACCGCCACCGGGTTGAGGCGCACAGCCACCCGCTGGGTGTAAGCCGTGTGCAGGAAACCACCAGGCACGCGATACCAACGAGGGTTGCGCGGCGGGCCGTGCGGGGAAACCACCTCCGCCAGCACCCGCACCAGCGTATCGCGAGGGTAAGTGAGCACACGCGGACTACGCAGGTCGGCTTCCCGATGCAAAGGGACGTCAGGAATGGTAATGCGCGCCAGGCCAATGAAAGGCCATGCCCCCTGGGGCATGCGCGCCAACGGACGCCACGCCAGCCCCCCCAGCCCCAGCAAAGCCAGTTTCAATACATCCCGGCGGCTGAGCGCAGCAGGTTTCATGGCGTCAACGGAAGGTCCACGATGAACGTGGTGCCCTCACCGGGCTTGCTATGCACGCGAATATGGCCGTGGTGGGCTTCCACAATGCGTTTGCAAATGTAAAGCCCCAACCCCGAACCGGTGGCTCGCTGGGCGCTGCCCGGCACCCGATAAAACTTCTCGAACAGGTGCTTGAGGTGCTCCGGTGCAATCCCCACACCGGTGTCGCTCACGGTCACGACAAGGTGCCCGTTTTCCCGATAGGCCGCCACGCGAATTTTCCCGCCTGGCCGGTTGTATTTGATGGCATTGCTGACCAGGTTGATCAACACCTGCTTGATTTTGCCCCGGTCGGCTTCCAGCGGCGGCAAATCGTGGGGGATGGCCGTTTCCACCGTCAAGCCGGCTGCCTCGATTTCGGCTGCAAAGAGTTGCAGCACTTCGTCCACCAAAGGGGCCACGGCAAAGCGTTCACGATGGAAGCGCGCGCGCCCCGACTCTAACGCTGCAAGGTCGAGGAAAGTGGTCGTGAGTTCATTGAGATAGCGGGCTTCCCGCTCGATGGCATCAATGGCCTGCCGGCGCTGCGCTTCCGAAATCTGGGGAAAGCGCAGCAGTTGGGTTGCCGCCAAAATAGCCCCCAACGGCGTGCGCACTTCGTGCACCAGTTCGGCGATCAAATCAGCCTGCAAGAAAAGGCGGGCGTTCTGAATAGCCACTGCCGCCTGCGCGCCCAACACCGTCAGGATCTCTTCATCGGCATCCGAAAAAGCGCCGCTGCGCTTGTTGACCGCTTCCAGCACGCCAATGGGCTCGCCATTGGCAATCAACGGCACGGCAATCAGGCTTTCGGTCGCGATATGCGTCAGTTTGTCGAGGTGTCCGTAATGGTCGGGGTCGGTATGGGCATGCTGGCGCCGCACAGGGCGACGGCGACGGAGCGCCAGGCCAGCCAGGCTGCCTTCCAGCGGCACTTGCATCGTTTCCTGCAACGCCCCAGAAAGGTTGGTCGCCGTTTGGAAATGCAAAATCTTACGCTGAGGGTCATACAGCAAAATCGAAGCAGCCTCAGCATCGCTAAGTTCCGCGGCAGCCGTCACAATGCGATGCAAAAGCGATTCCAGATCCAGCGTGGCTGCCAGATCGCGGGCAATATCCAGCAAA
This region of Chloroflexota bacterium genomic DNA includes:
- the nifJ gene encoding pyruvate:ferredoxin (flavodoxin) oxidoreductase, which codes for MAKRPFVTVDGNEATTYVAYQASEVVAIYPITPASPMGELADLWAAEKRPNIWGSVPQVIEMQSEGGASGAVHGSLQAGALTTTFTASQGLLLMLPNMYKIAGELTATVFHIAARSVAAQALSIFGEHSDVMAARATGFGMLFSANPQEAQDLALIAHAATLEARVPFLHVMDGFRTSHEIRKIERLLPEDIRAMIDDELVRAHRDRALNPEKPFIRGTAQNPDVFFQARETVNPYYLATPEIVQKAMDKFERIVGRRYELFQYVGAPDAERVIVLMGSGADTAHEAVEYLTQKMGEKVGVLKVRLYRPFSVEHFLKALPKTVKVIAALDRTKEPGSAGEPLYLDLVNAIDEAYAQGEAPFETRPRVIGGRYGLSSKEFTPAMVKGIFDEMTKPNPKNHFTVGIYDDLTHTSIDYDPNFSTEDPRTTRAVFFGLGSDGTVGANKNSIKIIGTETDNWAQGYFVYDSRKSGSMTTSHLRFGPDPIRSTYLISKANFVACHQFSFLERVNMLKVAEEGATFLLNSPYGPDEVWDKLPRTVQQQIIDKKLRFFVIDGYKVAKETGMGGRINTILQTAFFAISGVLPRDEAIAKIKEAIKKTYGRKGEDIVQKNFAAVDAALEHLHEVKVPDKVTSTFDMRPPVPPEAPEFVQKVTAKMIAGEGDEIPTSMLPADGTYPSGTTQWEKRNIALEIPVWETDLCIQCGKCVMACPHAVIRAKVVDPELLKDAPPTLKHMPAKWRQFKGMEYIIQVAPEDCTGCGLCVEACPAVDKKDPNRKALNMAPQPPLREQEAENWDFFLNLPDPPRKELKFNVVKDVQLLAPMFEFSGACAGCGETPYLSLLTRLFGDRAVIANATGCSSIYGGNLPTTPWSYGKDGRGPAWSNSLFEDNAEFGLGMRVAIDKQREYALELVEMMASQIGEDLAKAILEADQSTEEGIHAQRERVIELKKRLEKMEQTPKVKDLYHVADALVKRSVWIVGGDGWAYDIGYGGLDHVLASGRNVNILVLDTEVYSNTGGQMSKATPRAAVAKFAAAGKPLPKKDLVMMAMTYGNVYVARVAMGANDAHTTKAFLEAESYDGPSLIVAYSHCIAHGYDLRYGFDQQKKAVDSGYWPLVRFDPRRIKQGKNPLQLDSRPPKIPLHEYVYNENRYTMLARSQPDRAEELLAKAQEDVNMRWQMYKMWAQMKFDVDEDDGGKK
- a CDS encoding L,D-transpeptidase — protein: MKPAALSRRDVLKLALLGLGGLAWRPLARMPQGAWPFIGLARITIPDVPLHREADLRSPRVLTYPRDTLVRVLAEVVSPHGPPRNPRWYRVPGGFLHTAYTQRVAVRLNPVAVAIPPGGRVAEVTVPFTQSWQRLPDGSRRPLYRLYYGSTHWVTGVKLGEHGEPLYEITDDLLKVPYEVYAPHLRLIPPEEVAPLSPDVPPGEKLLEVDLGTQETIAYEAGQEVRRMQISSGIPSDKPTDNGIPTRTPSGRFRIFNKFPARHMGNGDLTSSLEAYELPGVPWVSFFVKTGVAFHGTYWHDNFGMPMSHGCINMRNADALWVFRWSTPTYAPWDFESSGNGTRVWVHE
- a CDS encoding GAF domain-containing sensor histidine kinase — its product is MMTPSVPQLPLEAYRRLLDIARDLAATLDLESLLHRIVTAAAELSDAEAASILLYDPQRKILHFQTATNLSGALQETMQVPLEGSLAGLALRRRRPVRRQHAHTDPDHYGHLDKLTHIATESLIAVPLIANGEPIGVLEAVNKRSGAFSDADEEILTVLGAQAAVAIQNARLFLQADLIAELVHEVRTPLGAILAATQLLRFPQISEAQRRQAIDAIEREARYLNELTTTFLDLAALESGRARFHRERFAVAPLVDEVLQLFAAEIEAAGLTVETAIPHDLPPLEADRGKIKQVLINLVSNAIKYNRPGGKIRVAAYRENGHLVVTVSDTGVGIAPEHLKHLFEKFYRVPGSAQRATGSGLGLYICKRIVEAHHGHIRVHSKPGEGTTFIVDLPLTP